From the genome of Streptomyces sp. NBC_00523:
CTGGCGGGCGCGGGTACGGGACTGGCCAGGGGCGGCCCGGACACCCCCTCCGGCGACCCCGAAGCGCCCGCGCTTCCCCGCACCACCATCGGCCCCCGGCAGGTCCTCCTCCCGCTCCCCGACGCCCTGTCCGGGCCCGTCCTGGACCGCCTCGGGCGGCTCGGGCTCAAGGTCGCGCATCCGGACGCCGCGCATCCGCTCCTGGAGAAGCTGGGGGCCCTGCCCGCCACCCCGCGCGCCGTGCTGACGACCCCGCAGGTGCGGGCCGCCGTCGCCGGGTCGCTGGACGCGGGCGAGATCTGGGACGAGGACGCGCTCGACGGCGACGAGCTGGCGGAGACCGTGCTCACCCTGGCCCGGGACGCCGCCCTGGAACCGGGCGAGGAGCCCTGGCTCGGCGCGCTCGCGCTGCCCGACGAGGACGGCGAACTCGCCCCCGCCGGGGAACTCGTGCTGCCGGACAGCCCGTTCGCCCAGGTCATGCGCGAGGGCGAACTCGCCCTGTGCGACGCGGAGCTGGCCGAGCGCTGGGGCGAACAGCCGCTCACCGCCTGCGGGGTGCTCGCCACCTTCGCGCTCGTACGGGCCACCGATGTCGTCCTGGACCCGGACGAACTGGAGCCCCGGGACAGCGACTTCGCGGAGCCGGACGACGCCGGGCTGCTCGACGCGGTGGACGTGTGGTGCGAGGACATCCTCGACCAGCTGCCGGACAGCCCGGTGCCGCCGGTCGCGACCGAGCTCGTCGCCGTACGCGATCTGGACCTGGTGGACGACGACGCCTGGCCGCAGGCCCTCGCGATGCTGGCGCGGCCGCCGCTGCGGGACGCGCTCACCCAGCCGGTCCGGGTGCTGCTCCCGGACGGCACCACGGAGTCCGTCCGCCCGTACACCGCCTGGTGGCTGCGCGGCCACCCGGTGCTGGACGGCCGCCGCCCGGCGGGCCTGCGCACCCACGGCGGGGACCCCCGGCTCGCGGGGCTCTACGACTCCGCCGACGCGACCGGATTCGAGGACGCCGAGGTGCTGCGCGCCCTGGGCGTACGGACGTCGGTCGCCGCCCTCCTGGACGAGCCGGGCGGGGCCGCCGAGCTGCTGGGCCGCCTCGCCGACGCGGACCGCCCGGTCAGCGCCGTACAGCTGCACGCGCTGTACACCGCCCTGTCCGCGCTCGACCCGGACCAGGTCACGCTCCCGGACGAGCTGCGGGCGGTCGTGGACGGGGAGGTGCGGGTGGTGGACGCGGCGGACGCGGTGATCGCCGACGCGCCGGACCTGCTGCCGCTCACCGAGGGGCTGCCGCTGCTGCCCGTCGCCCCGGCGCACGCGGCGGAGCTGGCCGAGCTGTTCCAGGTGCGGCGGCTCGGCGAGACCGTGGCGGCCGAGGTCACGAGCGACGGCGAGGAGCACGAGGTGCCCGAGTCCGTCCGCGTCCTGCTGGGGCCCGCCACCCCGGCCACGTACATCGAGCACGGCGAACTCCGCGCGGGCGGCGTGGAACTCGACTGGCGCCGCACCCCGGACGGCGTGGTGCACGCCGCGACCCTGGAGGGCGTCGCGGCGGGCCTGGCCTGGGCCGCCGCCCAGTGGCCCCGCCGCTTCGAGGTCGCGGCGCTCCTGGAGGACCCGTCCCGTACGGAGGAGCTGGCACGGGACCGCTGGTTCGACTGAGCGAACCGGAAGGGTGCCTTCACAAAAAAGTCTCAGGAAGCACACAACCGTTCACAGGTGGGGGCCGTCTCGTCTGTTGAGCCATCAGGCTCC
Proteins encoded in this window:
- a CDS encoding sacsin N-terminal ATP-binding-like domain-containing protein; translation: MGINATEGDPFGTARLRRGVLAAWGAGPARFREDANAEEDLALGGYRDRLVVELAQNAADAAARAGTPGRLRLTLHPAVDGHPAVLAAANTGAPLDATGVESLSTLRASAKREGHEGAVGRFGVGFAAVLAVSDEPAVTGRHGGVRWSLAEARELAREAAVGSPGLGDELRRRDGHVPLLRLPLPAEGTAPDGYDTVVVLPLRDGVAEDLVGRLLAAVDDALLLTLTGLEEVVVETPEGVRTLRRSQHGPYTHIEDSAHGTNRWRTAVHHGPIEPALLADRPLEERLRPHWSVTWAVPVDADGAPVHPRTAPVVHAPTPTDEPLGLPALLIASLPLDTTRRHPAPGPLTDFLVQRAADAYAELLGDWEPVSVATIALVPGPLGQGVLDGALRGAILERLPRVAFLEPAAPRDPAAEPERWDGWDEGVRKDTVGLRPVEAEVVEGAGTLTVAVLAEVLPCLLPAGLERRVELRTLGVARVPLTEAIDRLAGLEREPAWWRRLYDSLAGVDPDRLSGLPVPLAGAGTGLARGGPDTPSGDPEAPALPRTTIGPRQVLLPLPDALSGPVLDRLGRLGLKVAHPDAAHPLLEKLGALPATPRAVLTTPQVRAAVAGSLDAGEIWDEDALDGDELAETVLTLARDAALEPGEEPWLGALALPDEDGELAPAGELVLPDSPFAQVMREGELALCDAELAERWGEQPLTACGVLATFALVRATDVVLDPDELEPRDSDFAEPDDAGLLDAVDVWCEDILDQLPDSPVPPVATELVAVRDLDLVDDDAWPQALAMLARPPLRDALTQPVRVLLPDGTTESVRPYTAWWLRGHPVLDGRRPAGLRTHGGDPRLAGLYDSADATGFEDAEVLRALGVRTSVAALLDEPGGAAELLGRLADADRPVSAVQLHALYTALSALDPDQVTLPDELRAVVDGEVRVVDAADAVIADAPDLLPLTEGLPLLPVAPAHAAELAELFQVRRLGETVAAEVTSDGEEHEVPESVRVLLGPATPATYIEHGELRAGGVELDWRRTPDGVVHAATLEGVAAGLAWAAAQWPRRFEVAALLEDPSRTEELARDRWFD